The proteins below are encoded in one region of Archocentrus centrarchus isolate MPI-CPG fArcCen1 chromosome 13, fArcCen1, whole genome shotgun sequence:
- the LOC115790875 gene encoding ribonucleoside-diphosphate reductase large subunit-like has product MYVVKRDGRQERVMFDKITSRIQKLCYGLNLEFVDPAQITMKVIQGLYSGVTTVELDTLAAEIAATLTTKYPDYAILAARIAVSNLHKETKKVFSDVMEDLYNYINPLNKRHSPMISKETLEVVLANKDRLNSAIIYDRDFSYNFFGFKTLERSYLLKIDSKVAERPQHMLMRVAVGIHGTDIDAAIETYNLLSEKWFTHASPTLFNAGTNRPQLSSCFLLAMKDDSIEGIYDTLKQCALISKSAGGIGVAVSCIRSTGSYIAGTNGCSNGLVPMLRVYNNTARYVDQGGNKRPGAFAMYLEPWHFDVFDFLELKKNTGKEEQRARDLFYALWIPDLFMKRVENNEDWSLMCPADCPGLDECWGEEFEELYTRYEKEGRVKRVVKAQQLWYAIIESQTETGTPYMLYKDACNRKSNQQNLGTIKCSNLCTEIVEYTSKDEVAVCNLASIALNMYVTPERTYDFKKLASVTKVIVRNLNKIIDINYYPVEEAKRSNMRHRPIGIGVQGLADAFILMRYPFESPEAQLLNIQIFETIYYAALEASCELATEHGPYETYEGSPVSKGIFQYDMWKKTPTDLWDWKALKEKVAKHGVRNSLLLAPMPTASTAQILGNNESIEAYTSNIYTRRVLSGEFQIVNPHLLKDLTERGLWSEDMKNQLIAHSGSIQDINKIPDDLKQLYKTVWEISQKTVLKMAADRGAFIDQSQSLNIHIAEPNYGKLTSMHFYGWKQGLKTGMYYLRPKPAANPIQFTLNKEKLKEGQPAKPSEQEIKELNTAAMVCSLENRDECLMCGS; this is encoded by the exons ATGTATGTggtaaaaagag aTGGACGCCAAGAGCGTGTCATGTTTGATAAAATCACCTCTCGTATCCAGAAGCTTTGCTATGGGCTGAACTTGGAGTTTGTTGACCCAGCCCAGATCACTATGAAGGTGATCCAGGGTTTGTACAGCGGGGTCACCACCGTGGAGCTCGACACACTGGCGGCAGAGATTGCTGCCACTCTCACCACCAAATACCCCGACTACGCCATCCTCGCTGCACGCATCGCCGTCTCCAACCTGCACAAAGAGACGAAGAAAGTGTTCAGCGATGTCATGGAGGACCTGTATAACTACATCAACCCTTTGAACAAACGCCACTCCCCCATGATTTCGAAAGAGACGCTCGAGGTTGTTCTCGCAAACAAGGACCGCCTCAACTCGGCCATAATCTACGACAGAGATTTCTCCTACAACTTCTTCGGCTTCAAGACTCTGGAGCGCTCCTACCTGCTGAAGATTGACAGCAAAGTGGCTGAGCGGCCGCAACACATGCTCATGAGAGTGGCCGTGGGAATCCACGGGACAGATATCGACGCAGCCATCGAGACCTACAACCTGCTGTCGGAGAAGTGGTTCACCCACGCTTCACCAACCCTCTTCAATGCTGGAACCAACAGGCCACAGCTGTCTAGCTGCTTCCTGCTTGCAATGAAGGACGACAGCATCGAGGGCATCTACGACACACTGAAGCAATGCGCCCTCATCTCCAAATCGGCTGGCGGAATCGGCGTAGCGGTCAGCTGCATCAGATCAACAGGGAGCTACATCGCTGGCACCAACGGCTGCTCCAATGGGCTCGTCCCCATGCTGAGGGTCTACAACAACACTGCACGTTACGTCGACCAGGGGGGCAACAAAAGACCCGGAGCCTTCGCCATGTACCTGGAGCCCTGGCATTTTGATGTGTTTGACTTCCTGGAGCTGAAGAAGAACACGGGAAAGGAAGAGCAGCGAGCGAGGGACCTTTTCTACGCCCTGTGGATCCCTGACCTCTTCATGAAGAGGGTGGAGAATAATGAAGACTGGTCCCTGATGTGTCCGGCCGACTGCCCCGGGCTGGACGAGTGCTGGGGGGAGGAGTTTGAGGAGCTCTACACCAGATACGAGAAGGAGGGGAGGGTCAAGCGTGTGGTGAAGGCTCAGCAGCTGTGGTACGCCATCATTGAGTCACAGACAGAAACTGGGACGCCGTACATGCTGTACAAAGACGCCTGCAACAGGAAGAGCAACCAGCAGAATCTGGGGACCATCAAGTGCAGCAACCTCTGCACAGAAATCGTCGAATACACCAGCAAGGACGAGGTGGCTGTCTGCAATCTGGCCTCCATCGCTCTGAACATGTACGTCACACCTGAGCGGActtatgactttaaaaaactggCATCTGTGACCAAAGTAATTGTCAGAAACTTAAACAAGATTATCGACATAAACTACTACCCAGTGGAAGAGGCCAAGAGGTCTAATATGCGCCACAGGCCAATAGGAATTGGAGTCCAAGGATTGGCTGACGCCTTTATCCTGATGCGTTATCCATTTGAAAGCCCTGAGGCTCAGCTGCTCAACATCCAAATCTTTGAGACCATTTACTACGCTGCTCTGGAGGCGAGTTGTGAGTTAGCCACCGAACACGGCCCCTACGAGACGTACGAAGGTTCCCCGGTCAGTAAGGGCATCTTCCAGTACGACATGTGGAAGAAGACGCCAACAGACCTGTGGGACTGGAAGGCGCTGAAGGAGAAGGTCGCCAAACACGGCGTGAGGAACAGCCTGCTGCTGGCTCCAATGCCAACGGCCTCCACCGCCCAGATCCTGGGCAACAACGAGTCCATCGAGGCCTACACCAGCAACATCTACACCCGCAGGGTGCTGTCAGGAGAGTTTCAGATCGTCAACCCTCACCTGCTCAAAGACCTGACGGAGAGGGGACTGTGGAGCGAGGACATGAAGAACCAGCTGATTGCTCACAGCGGATCCATTCAG gacATCAACAAGATCCCAGATGATTTGAAGCAGCTGTATAAAACTGTGTGGGAGATCTCCCAGAAAACAGTACTCAAGATGGCCGCTGACCGTGGCGCCTTCATCGACCAGAGCCAGTCTCTGAACATCCACATAGCCGAGCCGAACTACGGCAAGCTGACCAGCATGCACTTCTATGGCTGGAAACAG GGTCTAAAGACTGGCATGTATTACCTGAGGCCGAAGCCCGCTGCCAACCCCATCCAGTTCACCCTGAACAAGGAGAAGCTGAAGGAGGGACAGCCGGCTAAGCCTTCGGAGCAGGAGATCAAAGAGCTCAACACGGCAGCCATGGTGTGCTCTCTGGAGAACAGGGACGAGTGCCTGATGTGCGGATCCTAA